The Streptomyces sp. NBC_01276 genome contains the following window.
CGATCAGTCCGGGCCGCATCTCGGCGGGCTGGAGGTAGCTGACGCGGACGCGCTCGATGCCGTCCACCTCGGCCAGCTCGGGCAGCAGGGTCTCCAGCAGGCGGATGTCGCCGAGGTCCTTGCCGTACGAGGTGTTGTTCTCGGAGACCAGCATGATCTCCTTGACGCCCTGCTCCGCGAGCCAGCGCGTCTCGCCCAGCACGTCGCTGGGGCGGCGGGAGATGAAGGAGCCCCGGAAGGACGGGATGGCGCAGAAGGAGCAGCGCCGGTCGCAGCCGGAGGCCAGCTTGACCGAGGCGACCGGGCTCTTGTCGAGGCGGCGGCGCAGCGGGGCGCGCGGACCGGAGGCGGGCGCGAGGCCCTCGGGGAGGTCCGCCGGGGCGGCCTCGGGCTCCTGGGCGTGTCCGGGCAGGGCCACCGCGGTGTCCTGGCGTTCCGCCGGGCTGATCGGCAGCAGCTTGCGCCGGTCGCGCGGGGTGTGGGAGGCGTGGATGCCACCGTTGAGGATCGTCTGGAGGCGGTCGGAGATGTCGGCGTAGTCGTCGAAGCCGAGGACCCCGTCGGCCTCGGGGAGCGCTTCGGCGAGCTCCTTGCCGTAGCGCTCGGCCATACAGCCGACGGCGACGACGGCCTGGGTCTTGCCGTGATCCTTGAGATCGTTGGCTTCCAGCAGGGCGTCTACGGAGTCCTTCTTGGCGGCTTCGACGAAGCCACAGGTGTTGACGACGGCTACGTCCGCGTCTGCGGCGTCCTCGACGAGCTCCCAGCCATCCGCCGCCAAGCGGCCTGCGAGCTCCTCCGAGTCCACCTCGTTACGGGCGCAGCCAAGAGTGACAAGGGCGACGGTACGGCGTTCGGGCATGGACTCAAGACTACTTCGTCCGGACGCGGGTCCCCGCCCAAGTCCCCCCAGAACAAGATCCCCGGGGCCGGCGGCAGGTGCCGCGCGGGATCCCGGGGATCTGGAACTTTCTATTCCGTGCTGGTCAGCCCGCCTGGGCCTGGCCCTGGCGCGGGTCGTCCTTGGTGTACGTGAGACGTTCCACCTGACCGGCCTGGAAGCGCTCCTTGATCTCCTTGCCGTTCACGAACAGCTTGACGACCCCTGCGTCGCCGAGCACGAGGTCCACGGACTCCTTGTCCGTGAAGGTCTTCGACTCGCCCTGCGCGAGGGTTCCGTCGAAGAGCAGCCGGCCGCTGTGGTCCTTCGCGGAGATCCAGCTCTCGCCGGTGTCGGCCGTCAGGACGACGGTGACGAGGTCCTTGGGGGCCGCGGCGATGGCACTGTCGGAGGGCTCCGGCTTGGGCGCCGACGGGGTCTGCTGGGGCTGGGCGGCCGGCTTGCCCGCGGGCTGCTTGGGTGCGGGCTTGGGGGCGGCGGAACCTTCCGCCACCGGCCGCTTGGCCTGACCGTCGCCGCCGCCGCTGAAGGCGGTGAAGCCGACGAAGCCGATCACGGCGACGATGGCGGCGACCATGGCGGCGGTCCAGTTGGGCCGCTGCCGTTCGGGGCGGATCCGCTCGGCTTCGAACATCGGCGCGGCGGGGGTGGGTGCCGGCCGGCCGCCGTGGGCCGCGTCGTAGCTCTCGACCAGGGGTGCCGGATCGATGTGCACGGCGCGGGCGAGCGTACGGATGTGGCCGCGGGCGTAGACGTCGCCGCCGCACCGCGTGAAGTCGTCCTCTTCGATCGCGTGCACGATCGGGATGCGCACGCGGGTGGTGGAACTGACCTCGTCGACTGTCAGCCCGGCGGCGATCCGGGCCTTCTTGAGGGCCGTCCCGATGGACGGTCCTTCAACGGAAGGTTCGACGATGCGGTCCTCGGACCGGCCGTCGGTCGAAGGACGCTCTTCTTCGGGGGAGTTGGAGTTGCCGATGGACACGAGTGCGCCTTTCGAGCGTGTAGCCACCTGCTGGCTTCCCAGTCTAGGGGGGTGACGAAAGGGTGGGGCAACCGGAGGGGTGTACTCCCTACGCCATCCGAATGGCTTCGGGAACACCCGCCGCTGCCTCCCTCAACTTGACGCACGCCCGGGGGAAACGGTTGCCCGCCGATCCCATACGGTCGGGTGAGCCGGACGGACCCCCGTTCTAGGGGACGTCCTGGCCACGGATCACCGCGAGGATCGCGTCGAGTTCGTCGGGTTTGACCAGGACGTCACGCGCCTTGGAGCCCTCGCTCGCACCGACCACGCCCCGGGACTCCATGAGGTCCATGAGCCGGCCGGCCTTGGCGAAGCCCACGCGCAGTTTGCGCTGGAGCATGGAAGTGGAACCGAACTGGGTGGAGACCACCAGCTCCGCCGCCTGGCACAACAGGTCGAGGTCGTCGCCGATCTCCTCGTCGATCTCCTTCTTCTGCTTCTGCCCCACGGTCACGTCGTCCCGGAAGACGGGCGCCATCTGGTCCTTGCAGTGCTGCACGATCCCGGCGATCTCGTCCTCGGTGACGAAGGCGCCCTGGAGGCGGACCGGCTTGTTCGCCCCCATCGGCAGGAACAGTCCGTCGCCCTTGCCGATCAGCTTCTCGGCGCCCGGCTGGTCCAGGATGACCCGGCTGTCGGCGAGCGAGGAGGTGGCGAACGCGAGCCGCGAGGGCACGTTCGCCTTGATCAGGCCGGTGACCACGTCCACCGAGGGCCGCTGGGTGGCGAGCACCAGGTGGATGCCGGCCGCGCGGGCGAGCTGGGTGATGCGCACGATCGAGTCCTCGACGTCGCGCGGGGCCACCATCATCAGGTCGGCGAGCTCGTCGACGATCACCAGCAGGTACGGGTACGGGCTCAGCTCCCGCTCGCTGCCCGGCGGCAGCTTGATCTTGCCCTCCCGGATCGCCCGGTTGAAGTCGTCGATGTGCCGGTAGCCGAAGGCCGCCAGGTCGTCGTAGCGCAGGTCCATCTCGCGCACCACCCACTGGAGGGCCTCGGCGGCCCGCTTGGGGTTGGTGATGATCGGCGTGATCAGGTGCGGGATGCCCTCGTACGCGGTGAGCTCGACGCGCTTGGGGTCGACGAGCACCATCCGCACGTCCTCCGGCGTCGCCCGCACCATGATCGATGTGATCAGGCAGTTGATGCAGGAGGACTTGCCGGAGCCGGTGGCACCGGCGACCAGCACGTGCGGCATCTTCGCGAGGTTGGCCATGACGTAGCCGCCCTCGACGTCCTTGCCGAGCGCGACCAGCATCGGGTGGTCGTCCTCGGCGGCGTCGGCCAGGCGCAGCACGTCGCCGAGGTTGACCATCTCCCGGTCGGTGTTCGGGATCTCGATGCCGACCGCCGACTTGCCGGGGATCGGGCTGATGATCCGCACGTCCGGCGAGGCCACGGCGTAGGCGATGTTCTTCGCCAGCGCCGTGATCCGCTCGACCTTCACGGCGGCGCCGAGCGTCACCTCGTAGCGGGTGACCGTCGGGCCCCGGGTGAACCCGGTGACCTGCGCGTCGACCTTGAACTCGGTGAAGACGTTCGTCAGCGAGGCGACGACCGAATCGTTGGCGGCGCTGCGGGTCTTGCCGGGCCCGCCCTTCTCCAGCAGGTCCAGCGAGGGCAGCGCGTACGTGATGTCCCCGCGCAGCTGGAGCTGTTCGGCGCGGGGCGGCAGCGGCTGGGACTCCGGCGGGGCCTTCGTCAGGTCGGGCACCGACAGGGTCCCGGAGGCCGCGGCGGTGCGCTCGTGCGGCGCGTCCGCCCCGGCCGGGACGACGGGCACGACAGGGGCGGAGGCGGCGGCGGAGGCCGCGGGCCGCTCCTCGCGGGCGGGCGGCACCGGAGCGGTGACCTCGACGCCCTCGCGCTCCACGGAGATCCCCTGGGTGAGGTCGGCGACCAGCGGCGACGGGGGCAGACCTCCGTAGACCACCCCGTCCAGCGCGGCGGCGGCCGCCGCGGCCACGTCGACCGCGTCCATCTCCCGCCCGCCGGGCCGCGCGGCGGTGCGCCGCGGCCTGCGCCGCCGGGCCAGCGCCGCCGCCTCGGCGGCGTCGGCGGGATCGTCCGGACCACCGGGTCCGTCGGGGCCCGCTGCAGCCCCGGTGCGGGCCCGCCACTGCTCGGCGTCGTGGCGGTCCCGGCGCCCCGCGGCCTCCCGCTCGGCGTACCGCTCGTCGTACTCGTTGGGCGCGATGATCCCGAGCCGGATCCCGAGCGCGCGCAGCCGCTGCGGGATCGCGTTGACCGGGGTCGCGGTGACCACGAGCAGCCCGAACACGGTGAGCAGCACCAGCATCGGCACGGCCAGCGGCGCGCCCATGGTGAAGATCAGCGGCTTGGAGGCACCCCAGCCGATCAGCCCGCCCGCGTTCTGCATCGCGGTGGTGCCCTCGTCGCGGCCCGGCGCCCCGCAGGCGATGTGGACCAGTCCGAGGACACCGATGACCAGGGCGGTCAGGCCCACGCCGATGCGGCCGTTGGCGTCGGACTGCTCGGGGTGGCGGATGAACCGCACCGCCATGACGCCCAGCAGGATCGGCACGAGCAGGTCGAGGCGCCCGAAGGCGCCGGTGACCAGCATCGTGACCAGGTCCCCGACGGGCCCGCTCAGGTTCGACCAGGTCCCGGCGGCGACGATCAGGGCCAGGGCCAGCAACAGCAGCGCGACCCCGTCCTTGCGGTGCGCGGGGTCGAGGTTCTTCGCGCCGCGGCCGAGCCCGCGCAGGACCGCGCCGATGGCGTGCGCGAGACCGAGCCAGCAGGCGCGCACCAGCCGCAGCACGCCCCCCGTGGGGGACGCCGCCGGTTTGGCGGCGGCCTTCTTGACCGGGGGCCGCTTGGCCGCCGCGGCCTTCTTCGCCGGAGGCTTGCGGGCGGGAGCCGCCTTCTTCGCCGGCGCCGTCGTACGGCCGGTGCGGCCCTTCGCGGTGCCCGCGGTGCTCTGGGAACCCTTGCCGGACGTACTTGAGGCCATGGGCCCGAGATTACCGGTGCGCACGCCGGTGGACACGCGTGCCCACCCCTTCACCCGTTCGTGTCGCCCCGTCGGTAGGCGCTTTGACGCACCGGCACACCTGACACCCGGCCAGGCACCATTACGGAAGCACCGCTTCCGGACCTTGGGCCCGTCGGCGGCACGACCCCGAGCGTCCCGCCGTCCGTCAGCCCTGGGCGGGCAGCATCGGCGCCCCGCCGCCGGCGCCCGGCTCCAGGGCGTCCAGGGCCCGGCGCAGCCCGGTCAGCTTGCGCTCCAGGTGCGCGGCGGTCGCCACGACCGCGGCATCGGCCTCGTCCTCGCCGAGCTGCTTGGTCAGGGCCTCGGCCTGCTCCTCGACCGCGGCGAGCCGCGCGGAGAGCTCGGCCAGCAGCCCGGCGGTCTCCTTGCTGCCGTCGCCGTTGTGGGAGCCGCCGCCCTCCAGCTGCAGGCGCAGCAGGGCGGCCTGCTCCCGCAGTTGGCAGTTCTTGGTGTAGAGCTCGACGAAGACCGAGACCTTGGCGCGCAGCACCCACGGGTCGAACGGCTTCGAGATGTAGTCCACCGCGCCCGCCGCGTAACCGCGGAAGGTGTGGTGCGGACCGTGATTGATCGCGGTGAGGAAGATGATCGGGATGTCCCGGGTCCGCTCGCGCCGCTTGATGTGCGCGGCCGTTTCGAATCCGTCCATGCCCGGCATCTGGACATCCAGCAGGATGACCGCGAAATCGTCCGTCAGCAGCGCTTTGAGCGCTTCCTCCCCCGACGACGCCCGGACCAGTGTCTGATCGAGCGCGGAGAGGATGGCCTCCAGCGCCAGCAGATTCTCCGGCCTGTCGTCGACCAGGAGGATCTTGGCCTTCTGCACCATGCCCTGTCCTCCTCGCCCCGGCATGGGGCCTCCCCGGCTCCTGGCTCCGGCATGCGCGCCGGGCCCCGCCCCAGAGGACGGCATCCTTGCGCCGTCCGTCCTTGTGCCGGTCATCGTAGCCCCAGTCCCGAGATCGCCACACCCTGTCACCAAGATGTCACTGTGCACGAAGCGGAAACGTGAGGGGAGGGCAGAAGGTTCCCCCCGTGCCCTCCGGTCACCGCCCGCCCGCCGATCAGTCTCCGCGCATGTGCTGCTCCATCACCGACAGGAGGTAATCGGGTTCGACCGGCTTGGTGACGTAGTCGGAAGCCCCGGAGTCGATGGCCTTCTCCCGGTCCCCCTTCATCGCCTTCGCCGTGAGCGCGATGATCGGCAGGCCCGCGAACTGCGGCATGCGCCGGATCGCGGACGTCGTCGCGTACCCGTCCATCTCCGGCATCATGATGTCCATCAGGACCAGCGACACGTCGTCGTGCTGCTCCAGGACCTCGATGCCCTCCCGCCCGTTCTCTGCGTAGAGCACCGCGAGCCCGTGCTGCTCCAGCACGCTCGTCAGGGCGAAGACGTTGCGCACGTCGTCGTCGACGATGAGCACCCGCTCCCCGTGGAAGTCGTACGTCCGCGGCGGCGCCGCGGACGGCTCCTCGCTCTCCCAGCCCTCCCCGTACGGCTGCCCCGGCACCTCGGTGCGCGGCATCGCCTCGGTCAGCTGCTTGCGGCGCCGCCGGAAGAGCGCCGACGAGCCCTGCCCGGCGGGTTCGGCCGCCGGGAGCGCCTGGCGCACCGGCGCCTGCGCGAGGGGTGCGGGCACCGGCGGGGTCGGCCGGGGCGCGGGACGCGCCTCGTCGGCCGCCCTGCGGTACTCCCCGCGGGCTCCGCCGGGCGTGGGCGGCGCGTACCCCTGCGGCGGCAGTTCGCTCGGGTGCAGCGGCAGGTACAGCGTGAACGTGGATCCGCGGCCCGGCTCGCTGGCCGCGTGGATCTCCCCGCCCAGCAGCCGGGCGATCTCCCGGCTGATCGACAGGCCGAGGCCCGTGCCGCCGTACTTCCTGCTCGTGGTCCCGTCGGCCTGCTTGAACGCCTCGAAGATCACCAGCATCTTGCTCGCCGCGATCCCGATCCCGGTGTCGGTCACCGAGAAGGCGATCAGGTCGGCGTCCGCCTCGCGCAGCGAGCCGGCCTCCAGCAGCTGCTCCCGGATCGCCGCCGGCACATCGCCGCCCGCGGGCCGGATCACCAGCTCCACCGCCCCGTTGTCGGTGAACTTCACCGCGTTCGACAGGAGGTTGCGCAGCACCTGGAGCAGTCGCTGCTCGTCGGTGTGCAGGGTGGCGGGCAGCTCCGGGGAGACCCGCACCGAGAAGTCGAGCCCCTTCTCCGCCGTCAGCGGCCGGAAGGTGGCCTCGACGTAGTCGACGAGCTGCACCAGCGCGATCCGGGTCGGCGAGACGTCCATCTTGCCCGCCTCGACCTTCGACAGGTCGAGGATGTCGTTGATCAGCTGGAGCAGGTCCGAGCCCGCGCCGTGGATGGTCTCGGCGAACTCCACCTGCTTCGGCGACAGGTTCCCGTCGGCGTTGTCGGCGAGCAGCTTGGCCAGGATCAGCAGCGAGTTGAGCGGGGTCCGCAGCTCGTGCGACATGTTCGCCAGGAACTCGCTCTTGTACCGCATGGAGACCGCGAGCTGCTCGGCGCGCTCCTCCAGGACCTGCCGGGCCTCCTCGATCTCGGTGTTCTTCACCTCGATGTCCCGGTTCTGCTGGGCCAGCAGCTCGGCCTTCTCCTCCAGCTCCGCGTTGGCCGCCTGCAGCGCCTTCTGGCGGTTCTCCAGCTCGTCCGAGCGCTCGCGCAGTTGCTCGGTCATCTCCTGCGACTGCTTGAGGAGCATCTCCGTCTTGGAGTTGACGGAGATGGTGTTGACGCTCGTACCGATCATCTCGGCGATCTGGCTGAGGAAGTCCTTCTGGATCTGCGTGAACGGCGTGAAGGACGCCAGCTCGATCACGCCGAGCACCTTCCCCTCGAAGAGCACCGGCAGCACGATCACGTGCGCGGGCGGGGCCTCCCCGAGCCCCGAGGAGATCTTCAGGTAGCCGGGCGGGGTGTTCTCGACCAGGATCGTCCGCTTCTCCTCGGCGACCGTGCCGATCAGCCCCTCGCCGGGCCGGAAGGAGATGGGCATCTGACCGCCCGCGTACGCGTAACTCCCGCGCATCCGCAGTTCGTACGAGCCCTCCCCGGGCCCGTCCGTCCCGATCTCGGTGCTCCCGCCGGTGGGCAGCGCCAGGAAGAACGCGCCGTGCTGCGCGGAGACCACCGGGGTCAGCTCGCTCATGATCAGCGAGGCCACGTCGTCCAGCTCCCGCCGCCCCTGCATCAGCGCGGAGATCCGGGCGAGGTTGCCCTTGAGCCAGTCCTGCTCCTTGTTGGCCAGGGTGGTGTCGCGCAGGTTCACGATCATCGTGTTGATGTTGTCCTGGAGGACCTGGATCTCGCCCGCCGCGTCCACGTCGACCTTCAGACTCAGGTCGCCGCGGGTCACCGCGGTGGCCACGGCCGCGATGGCGCGCACCTGCCGGGTGAGGTTCCCGGCCATCTCGTTCACGGACTCGGTGAGGTCCCGCCAGGTGCCGTCCACGTCACGGACGCGGGCCTGGCCGCCGAGGATGCCCTCGGTGCCCACCTCGCGCGCCACCCGGGTCACCTGGTCGGCGAAGGAGGACAGCTGGTCGACCATCGTGTTGATGGTCGTCTTGAGCTCCAGGATCTCGCCGCGCGCGTCGATGTCGATCTTCTTGGTCATGTCGCCCTTGGCGATGGCCGTCGTGACCATGGCGATCTGCCGGACCTGGCCGGTCAGGTTGGAGGCCATGAAGTTCACCGAGTCGGTGAGGTCCTTCCACGTGCCGGAGACCCCGGGGACGTGCGCCTGACCGCCCAGGCGGCCCTCCGTACCCACCTCGCGGGCCACGCGCGTGACCTCGTCCGCGAAGGACGACAGGGTCTTGACCATCGTGTTCACCGTGTCGGCGAGCTGCGCGACCTCGCCGCGCGCCTCGACGGTGACCTTCTTCGTCAGATCGCCGTTCGCCACCGCCGCCGAGACCTGTGCGATCCCGCGCACCTGGGCGGTGAGGTTGCCGGCCATCGTGTTGACGTTGTCGCTGAGGTCCTTCCAGATGCCCGTGACCCCGCGCACCCGCGCCTGACCGCCGAGGATGCCCTCGGTGCCCACCTCACGGGCCACCCGGGTCACCTGCTCCGCGAAGGAGGACAGCTGGTCCACCATCGTGTTCACGGTGGTGACCAGTTCGAGGATCTCGCCCTTGGCGTCGACCGTGATCTTCTTCGACAGGTCGCCCATGGCGACCGCCGTGGTCACCTCGGCGATGTTGCGCACCTGCGAGGTCAGGTTGTTCGCCATGAAGTTGACGGACTGGGTCAGGTCCTTCCAGGTTCCCGAGACCCCCTTGACCTCGGCCTGACCGCCGAGGATGCCCTCGGTGCCCACCTCACGCGCCACCCGGGTCACCTGCTCCGCGAAGTTGGAGAGCTGGTCGACCATCGTGTTGAGGGTGTTCTTCAGCTCCAGGATCTCGCCCCGGGCGTCCACGTCGATCTTCTGCGACAGGTCACCGCGCGCCACCGCCGTGGCGACCTGCGCGATGTTGCGCACCTGCGAGGTCAGGTTCCCGGCCATGCCGTTCACCGAGTCCGTCAGATCGCGCCAGACCCCGGCCACGCCCGGGACCTGCGCCTGGCCGCCGAGCCGGCCCTCCGTACCCACGTCCCGGGCCACCCGGGTCACCTGCTCCGCGAAGGCGGAGAGCTGGTCGACCATCGTGTTGATGGTGTTCTTCAGCTCCAGGATCTCGCCCCGGGCGTCCACGTCGATCTTCTGCGACAGGTCACCGCGCGCCACCGCCGTCGTGACCTGGGCGATCTGACGCACCTGGGACGTCAGGTTCCCGGCCATGAAGTTGACCGAGTCGGTCAGCTCCTTCCAGGTGCCGGACACCCCCTCGACCCGCGCCTGCCCGCCGAGCCGGCCCTCCGTACCCACGTCCCGGGCCATCCGCGTGACCTGGTCGGCGAAGGAGGACAGCTGGTCCACCATCGTGTTGACGGTGTTCTTCAGCTGGAGCATCTCGCCGGAGACGTCGACGGTGACCTTCTGCGACAGGTCGCCGTTGGCCACCGCCGTCGTCACCTGCGCGATGTTGCGGACCTGGCCGGTCAGGTTGCGGAAGGCGGTGTTCACCGAGTCGGTGAGGTCCTTCCACGTGCCCGCGGCCCCCGGCACCTGCGCCTGGCCGCCGAGCTCGCCCTCGACGCCCACCTCACGGGCCACCCGGGTCACTTCGGCACCGAAGGACTGGAGCTGGTCCACCATCGTGTTGACGGTGTTCTTCAGCTCCAGCATCTCGCCGGCCACATCGACGGTGACCTTCTGCGACAGGTCGCCGTTGGCCACCGCCGTCGTCACCTGCGCGATGTCGCGCACCTGTGTGGTGAGGTTGCGGAAGACCGTGTTCACCGAGTCGGTGAGGTCCTTCCACGTACCCGCGGCCCCCGGCACCTGCGCCTGGCCGCCGAGCAGACCCTTGGCCCCGACCTCGCTGGCCACACGCGTGACCTCGTCCGCGAAGGTCCGTAGGGTTTCGGTCATCTGGTTGATCGTTTCGGCCAGCTGCGCCACTTCTCCGCGCGCGCTGACCCGCACCTTCTGCGACAGGTCGCCGTTCGCGACGGCCGTCGTCACCTGTGCGATGCCCCGCACCTGGGCCGTCAGGTTGCCCGCCATCGTGTTGACGGAGTCGGTCAGGTCCTTCCACACGCCCGCGACCCCGGGCACCTTGGCCTGACCGCCCAGTTCGCCCTCCGTACCCACCTCGCGGGCGACGCGCGTCACCTCGGAGGAGAAGGAGGACAGCTGGTCCACCATGGTGTTCACGGTGTTCTTCAGCTGGAGCATCTCGCCGGCCACGTGCACCGTGACCTTGCGCGACAGATCGCCCTTGGCCACCGCCGTCGTGACGAGGGCGATGTCACGCACCTGGGCGGTGAGCCGGTACGCCATCGTGTTGACGGAATCGGTCAGGTCCTTCCAAGAACCGGACATTCCGCGCACCTGGGCCTGACCGCCGAGTTTGCCCTCGGTGCCCACCTCCAGCGCCACCCGCGTCACCTCGTCGGTGAACGCCGACAGCTGGTCGACCAGGTTGTTGACCGTCCGGCCGACCTTGAGGAACTCCCCGCGCAACGGATGCCCGACCCCCTCCGGGGTCTGCGTCCGCAGGTCCATCCGCTGGTCCAGGTCGCCCTCGGCCACCGCCGACAGAACCCTCCCCACCTCGGACACCGGCCGGGCGAGATCGTCCACGAGCTGGTTGGAGGCGTCGATCGCGGCCGCCCAGGAGCCCTCGCAGGCACCCGTCTCCAGCCGCTCGCTCAGCTTCCCCTCGCGCCCCACCATCCGCCGGACCCGGGACAACTCCCCGGTCAGGTGGAGGTTACGGTCGGCGACCTCGTTGTAGACGGCGGCGATCTCCGCCATCTCGCCCTCGCCGGACACCGTCAGCCGCTTGCGGAAGTTCCCGTCCCGCATCGACACCAGGGCCGTGAGCAGCCGGTTCAGCGCGGCGGTATCGACTTCCGTCGTGCCGCCCCGCCGGGACCGTCCGCCCTTCGGGCGCGTTCCCGTACGCCGCACCGCTGCGCCAGACTCCACCGTGTCCCTCCCGAAAGGGTCGACCACTGTTCCACCGGACATCCGACTACCCACGACCGGCACTCCAAGACTGCCCAGTGTTTCACCCCGGCCCAACCAGGCCATAACACTCCGGCACCATCGCACACCGGCCGCACCCCGCGGGTGGAATCCCCCACGACGGCCTCCTCACGACCGCGAAGGTAAGTAACCTGGCTTCCGATGTCCCACCGCGTCGAAGGAGACTTGTGATCACGGCACGGGCGGCTGCCAGTTTCGACCCAC
Protein-coding sequences here:
- the rimO gene encoding 30S ribosomal protein S12 methylthiotransferase RimO, with protein sequence MPERRTVALVTLGCARNEVDSEELAGRLAADGWELVEDAADADVAVVNTCGFVEAAKKDSVDALLEANDLKDHGKTQAVVAVGCMAERYGKELAEALPEADGVLGFDDYADISDRLQTILNGGIHASHTPRDRRKLLPISPAERQDTAVALPGHAQEPEAAPADLPEGLAPASGPRAPLRRRLDKSPVASVKLASGCDRRCSFCAIPSFRGSFISRRPSDVLGETRWLAEQGVKEIMLVSENNTSYGKDLGDIRLLETLLPELAEVDGIERVRVSYLQPAEMRPGLIDVLTSTPKVVPYFDLSFQHSAPDVLRAMRRFGDTDRFLELLDTIRSKAPQAGVRSNFIVGFPGETESDFAELERFLTHARLDAIGVFGYSDEDGTEAVGYENKLDADTIAERLAHMQRLAEELTSQRAEERIGETLEVLVETVVPLDEAEEGEGAYGRAAHQAPETDGQVVFTDGSGLVPGRIVTAKVVGTLGVDLVAEPLDLELEEEAG
- a CDS encoding RodZ domain-containing protein produces the protein MSIGNSNSPEEERPSTDGRSEDRIVEPSVEGPSIGTALKKARIAAGLTVDEVSSTTRVRIPIVHAIEEDDFTRCGGDVYARGHIRTLARAVHIDPAPLVESYDAAHGGRPAPTPAAPMFEAERIRPERQRPNWTAAMVAAIVAVIGFVGFTAFSGGGDGQAKRPVAEGSAAPKPAPKQPAGKPAAQPQQTPSAPKPEPSDSAIAAAPKDLVTVVLTADTGESWISAKDHSGRLLFDGTLAQGESKTFTDKESVDLVLGDAGVVKLFVNGKEIKERFQAGQVERLTYTKDDPRQGQAQAG
- a CDS encoding DNA translocase FtsK is translated as MASSTSGKGSQSTAGTAKGRTGRTTAPAKKAAPARKPPAKKAAAAKRPPVKKAAAKPAASPTGGVLRLVRACWLGLAHAIGAVLRGLGRGAKNLDPAHRKDGVALLLLALALIVAAGTWSNLSGPVGDLVTMLVTGAFGRLDLLVPILLGVMAVRFIRHPEQSDANGRIGVGLTALVIGVLGLVHIACGAPGRDEGTTAMQNAGGLIGWGASKPLIFTMGAPLAVPMLVLLTVFGLLVVTATPVNAIPQRLRALGIRLGIIAPNEYDERYAEREAAGRRDRHDAEQWRARTGAAAGPDGPGGPDDPADAAEAAALARRRRPRRTAARPGGREMDAVDVAAAAAAALDGVVYGGLPPSPLVADLTQGISVEREGVEVTAPVPPAREERPAASAAASAPVVPVVPAGADAPHERTAAASGTLSVPDLTKAPPESQPLPPRAEQLQLRGDITYALPSLDLLEKGGPGKTRSAANDSVVASLTNVFTEFKVDAQVTGFTRGPTVTRYEVTLGAAVKVERITALAKNIAYAVASPDVRIISPIPGKSAVGIEIPNTDREMVNLGDVLRLADAAEDDHPMLVALGKDVEGGYVMANLAKMPHVLVAGATGSGKSSCINCLITSIMVRATPEDVRMVLVDPKRVELTAYEGIPHLITPIITNPKRAAEALQWVVREMDLRYDDLAAFGYRHIDDFNRAIREGKIKLPPGSERELSPYPYLLVIVDELADLMMVAPRDVEDSIVRITQLARAAGIHLVLATQRPSVDVVTGLIKANVPSRLAFATSSLADSRVILDQPGAEKLIGKGDGLFLPMGANKPVRLQGAFVTEDEIAGIVQHCKDQMAPVFRDDVTVGQKQKKEIDEEIGDDLDLLCQAAELVVSTQFGSTSMLQRKLRVGFAKAGRLMDLMESRGVVGASEGSKARDVLVKPDELDAILAVIRGQDVP
- a CDS encoding two-component system response regulator, encoding MVQKAKILLVDDRPENLLALEAILSALDQTLVRASSGEEALKALLTDDFAVILLDVQMPGMDGFETAAHIKRRERTRDIPIIFLTAINHGPHHTFRGYAAGAVDYISKPFDPWVLRAKVSVFVELYTKNCQLREQAALLRLQLEGGGSHNGDGSKETAGLLAELSARLAAVEEQAEALTKQLGEDEADAAVVATAAHLERKLTGLRRALDALEPGAGGGAPMLPAQG
- a CDS encoding HAMP domain-containing protein, producing the protein MESGAAVRRTGTRPKGGRSRRGGTTEVDTAALNRLLTALVSMRDGNFRKRLTVSGEGEMAEIAAVYNEVADRNLHLTGELSRVRRMVGREGKLSERLETGACEGSWAAAIDASNQLVDDLARPVSEVGRVLSAVAEGDLDQRMDLRTQTPEGVGHPLRGEFLKVGRTVNNLVDQLSAFTDEVTRVALEVGTEGKLGGQAQVRGMSGSWKDLTDSVNTMAYRLTAQVRDIALVTTAVAKGDLSRKVTVHVAGEMLQLKNTVNTMVDQLSSFSSEVTRVAREVGTEGELGGQAKVPGVAGVWKDLTDSVNTMAGNLTAQVRGIAQVTTAVANGDLSQKVRVSARGEVAQLAETINQMTETLRTFADEVTRVASEVGAKGLLGGQAQVPGAAGTWKDLTDSVNTVFRNLTTQVRDIAQVTTAVANGDLSQKVTVDVAGEMLELKNTVNTMVDQLQSFGAEVTRVAREVGVEGELGGQAQVPGAAGTWKDLTDSVNTAFRNLTGQVRNIAQVTTAVANGDLSQKVTVDVSGEMLQLKNTVNTMVDQLSSFADQVTRMARDVGTEGRLGGQARVEGVSGTWKELTDSVNFMAGNLTSQVRQIAQVTTAVARGDLSQKIDVDARGEILELKNTINTMVDQLSAFAEQVTRVARDVGTEGRLGGQAQVPGVAGVWRDLTDSVNGMAGNLTSQVRNIAQVATAVARGDLSQKIDVDARGEILELKNTLNTMVDQLSNFAEQVTRVAREVGTEGILGGQAEVKGVSGTWKDLTQSVNFMANNLTSQVRNIAEVTTAVAMGDLSKKITVDAKGEILELVTTVNTMVDQLSSFAEQVTRVAREVGTEGILGGQARVRGVTGIWKDLSDNVNTMAGNLTAQVRGIAQVSAAVANGDLTKKVTVEARGEVAQLADTVNTMVKTLSSFADEVTRVAREVGTEGRLGGQAHVPGVSGTWKDLTDSVNFMASNLTGQVRQIAMVTTAIAKGDMTKKIDIDARGEILELKTTINTMVDQLSSFADQVTRVAREVGTEGILGGQARVRDVDGTWRDLTESVNEMAGNLTRQVRAIAAVATAVTRGDLSLKVDVDAAGEIQVLQDNINTMIVNLRDTTLANKEQDWLKGNLARISALMQGRRELDDVASLIMSELTPVVSAQHGAFFLALPTGGSTEIGTDGPGEGSYELRMRGSYAYAGGQMPISFRPGEGLIGTVAEEKRTILVENTPPGYLKISSGLGEAPPAHVIVLPVLFEGKVLGVIELASFTPFTQIQKDFLSQIAEMIGTSVNTISVNSKTEMLLKQSQEMTEQLRERSDELENRQKALQAANAELEEKAELLAQQNRDIEVKNTEIEEARQVLEERAEQLAVSMRYKSEFLANMSHELRTPLNSLLILAKLLADNADGNLSPKQVEFAETIHGAGSDLLQLINDILDLSKVEAGKMDVSPTRIALVQLVDYVEATFRPLTAEKGLDFSVRVSPELPATLHTDEQRLLQVLRNLLSNAVKFTDNGAVELVIRPAGGDVPAAIREQLLEAGSLREADADLIAFSVTDTGIGIAASKMLVIFEAFKQADGTTSRKYGGTGLGLSISREIARLLGGEIHAASEPGRGSTFTLYLPLHPSELPPQGYAPPTPGGARGEYRRAADEARPAPRPTPPVPAPLAQAPVRQALPAAEPAGQGSSALFRRRRKQLTEAMPRTEVPGQPYGEGWESEEPSAAPPRTYDFHGERVLIVDDDVRNVFALTSVLEQHGLAVLYAENGREGIEVLEQHDDVSLVLMDIMMPEMDGYATTSAIRRMPQFAGLPIIALTAKAMKGDREKAIDSGASDYVTKPVEPDYLLSVMEQHMRGD